DNA sequence from the Candidatus Nanopelagicales bacterium genome:
CCGCGTGGCGACCCGTTCGGGAACGCGCATCGGATCGAACGCGACCGTGGCCTGCAGGCGATCCCCGAGCTCCACCGTCAGCTGCTCCAGGACCTTGTCCCCCATCGCGCTCCAGCCGATGATCAGCACGCGCACGGCGTGGTCAGCCGACGCGGACTGCACGACCTGGGGGGCCGTGCCGGCGAGGTCCGCCGCCACCGGCTCCCGCTCCGGGTTCGAGAACAGCCGCGGGTCGTCGTCCTCCGCCAGGACGATGAGGCTCTCGACGGATGCCAGCGGGAGGTCCAGCGGCGGCGCCAGGCGGGCGACGCCGTCCGCGTCCACGACGCCCACGACGCAGGCGCGCGGCCACGACAGCACGACGTCCCCGAAGACGGCGTCGGGTGACCAGTCGGACTTGGGTCGCAGGTAGAACTCCTGGCCCTGGAAGTCCAGCAGGTCCTCGTAGATGCTGCTGAGGCCGCGGTTCCGCAGCACCCGTGCGGTGATGTGCCCGACCACCTCTTGCGGGATGCGGATGACGGGCGGCGGGGAGCCGGCGACTCCGTCGAGATGCGCGGCCATCGTCCGAAGCCCGGTGTCCAGGGACCGTGCGATCGCCGGGTCCCGCAGCTCCAGCACCGTCGGGCGGCGACCCGATGCGGTGATGGACGCCGTGGCTGGGAACTGTTGCAGCGCCATCGCGATCCGCACGACCTGGGCGTCGGGGTCCGGCCGGCTGGGCGACACGACGATGATCGACCGCGCCTGGGTCGGGCGGACCAACTGCAGGTCGATCGCGAGCGCCGGGTCCCCGTTGCGCACGACCAGCCGAGAACCCCGCAGATCCCTGACAGCCGAACGGATGTCGTGCTCGACCTCGGTGGCCGCCCGCTCCGTGAGCACCACGATCGCCGGCCGTCTCACGCTGGAGAAGACCGCGTTGGCCTCGGCGAGCTCGGACACGATCCGGGGGACGAGCGGCGACCACCCGAGGATGAGCTGGTGCCCCTCCTCCACGACGAAGGAGTGACCCTGCCGCAGCTCGTCGAGCCGCCGGTCGATGCCCGTGGTGGCCAGACCGACCAGGGTCGCCAGGATCAGCAGCCCGGCGAGGGTCACCAGCAGGGTGATGAGCCGGAACCGGGTGCCCTCGTCGCCTCCGAACGTCCCGGGATCGAGGGACCGGGTGAGGGCAAGCCACATGCCCTCCAGGAACGATGTCTGCTCGTCCGCCGGCCCCCAGCCGGTCAGCCACATGGCGGTCGCGGCGAGCGCGACCACGACCACCGTCACCGCGATCAGCCAGCCCAGGACGGGGACGGAACCCCGCAGCAGCGCGTTGTCCAGCCGGTACCGGATCCGCTGCCCGGCCGTCACATGCTCCCCGCTGCCGCGTGTCGCGCCCATGTCGGACTCCGTCCCGCTGCGCCGTCGCACCGCATCCTGACCCCCCGCCGGGCAGGCTGCCGCCGATTCCGCGTCATTCCCCCGAGGATCTAGGACCTCACCCGCAGACCTCTGGGGTCGTAGAGGGGTCGCAGCGAGGCCGTCGCCGGGATCCGCTCGCAGGCGACCTCCACCTCGTACGCGCGGTCCTCGAGGGACGGTCCGTCGAGGGCGCCATGCTGGGTGGAGACGTACCCCAGCCCGAGAGGTGCTCCGACGGTGTGCCCGTACGCGCCGGAGGTGATCCGGCCGACGATGCTCCCGCCGCTCCAGATCGGTTCGTTGTGGTAGATCAGGGGGCCGTCGTCGGGCAGCCGGAACTGAAGCATCCGATGCGGAGGTCCGCTCTCGCGCATGGGCAGCAGAGCCTCACGGCCGAGGAACCCGCCGGGCTTGTCCCACGCCACCGCGAAGCCGAGTCCGGCCTCGATCGGTGTCTCGTCCGTGGAGATGTCGTGACCCCAGCTGCGGTATCCCTTCTCCATCCGCAGCGAGTCGAGCGCGTGGTAGCCGCACAGCCTCAATCCCCACGCGGCTCCGGCCGCCTCGACCGTGTCGAAGACGCCGGCGGCGAACTCCGTCGGCACGTAGAGCTCCCAGCCCAGCTCACCCACGTAGGTGATGCGGCTGGCCCGGACACGCGCGTACCCCAGACCGACCTCGCGCGACGTGCCGAAGGGGAACCGCTCGTTGTCGAGGTCCACGTCGACCAGCTCGGCGATCAGGTCACGCGACCGGGGACCCATCACGCTCAGGACGGCCAGGCCTGAGGTGATGTCCGTGACCACGCAGCGCGCACCGGGTGGGACGTGGTCGACGAGCCACGCCAGGTCACGGACCTGGGTGGCCGCCGCGGTGACCACCAGGAAGCGGTCGTCGGCCTCGCGGGTCACGGTGACATCCGCCTCGATGGTGCCGCGCTCGTTGAGCCACTGGGTGTAGACGATCCGGCCGACCGGTACGGCGACATCGTTGGCGCAGACCCGGTTCAGCACCCGCTCCGCGTCTGCGCCCTGGACCAGGAACTTGCCGAACGACGACTGGTCGAACAGCCCCACCGCCTCGCGGACCGCACGATGCTCCTCGCCCGAGTGGGGCAGCCAGTTCTGCCGGCCGTAGCTGTACTCGTAGCGCGGCGTGACGCCGGTCGGGGCGTACCAGTTCGGCCGCTCCCAGCCGGCCACGACTCCGAAGCATGCGCCGCGGCTCTCGAGCCGGTCGTGCAGGACGCTGCGCCGCACACCTCGCGCCGTCTCCGGCTGCCGGTACGGCCAGTGCATCGCGTACAGCAGCCCGAGCGTCTCCACGGTCCTGTCCCGCAGGTACGCGCTGGTGCGCTGGAAGGGCATCATCCGGCGAACGTCGACGTCCCACACGTCCATCGGGGGATGCCCGTCGACGATCCAGTCCGCGACGACCTTGCCGGCCCCGCCGGACGACTGGATCCCGATGGAGTTGAAGCCGCAGGCCAGGAAGAGGCCCTTGACCTCGGCGGACTCGCCCAGCAGGTACCGGTCGTCCGGGGTGAAGGACTCGGGGCCGTTGAAGAACAGCTGGATGCCGGCCTGGGCCAGGGCGGGAACCCGGTGCATCGCGGCCTCCATCATCGGCTCCAGATGCGTGAAGTCAGGAGGCAGGGAGCCGAACGTGAAGTCGTCGGGGATCCGACCTCGCCCGCGGGCGTCAGCGGCCGGCCACGGCTTCGCCACCGGCTCGAACCACCCGACCAGCAGCTTCCCGCCCTCCGGCTTGAAGTACGCGTAGCCGTCCTGATCGCGCAGCACGGGCATGTCGGCAGGGATGCCCTCGATCGGGTCGCTGACGACGTAGTAGTGCTCGGCCGCATACAGCGGCACGGTGACCCCGGCGTCCTCGCCGAGCTGACGGCTCCACATCCCGGCGGCGTTGACCACCACCTCGCACGCGATCCGATACGGCTCGCCGTCGATGGTGCACTCCACCCCGGCGACCCGGCCGTCCTCGACGAGGATGCGGGTCACGGGGGCGTGCTCGCGGATGACGACTCCGGCTGCGCGCGCGCCGCGGGCGAGTGCTCGCGTGGTGTCGACCGGACTGGTGACTCCGTCACCGGGCAGGTAGACACCCCCGACGACGTCATCCACCCGGGCCATCGGCACCCTGGCGGCGATCTCCGGCGTGTCCAGCAGCTCCACCGTCAGTCCGAACAGGCGGGCCATCGAGGCCTGCCGCTTCAGCTCCTCGAAGCGCTCCGAGTGGGTGGCGATGCTCAACGAGCCCGTCTGGCGGAACCCGGTGGCCTGTCCGGTCTCGGACTCCAGGGACGCGAACAGATCGCTGGTGTACTGGGCCAGCCGGGTGAGGTTCTGCGTGGCTCGCAGCTGGCCGACGAGGCCGGCAGCATGCCAGGTGGTACCGCTGGTCAGCTCAGCACGCTCGAGCAGGACGACGTCCGTGCAGCCGCGTCGCGCCAAGTGGTAGGCAACGCTGCAACCGACGATGCCACCGCCGACGATGACGACCCGCGCCGTGCTGGCCAGTTCGTCTCCCATGGGCGCTCCCCGACCGTGGACTCGTCCTACCGCTAGTCGCCGCTCGTCCTCGTCGCCGGGCGGTACCGACGCCGTCGCTCCCATCGTGGCCGAACGCGTGCAGCCGCGCAGGCAAGGTTGAGATCCCCTGTCCAGGGCCCCGACTGTCAGAACGGGGGCTCGTCGGGTGGGGGTCGGGACGGGCCGGAGGGGTGGGGCAGGACCTCGGTGGTGGTGGCGCGGTAGGTGCGTGCCAGGGGTGAGGTCCACACCGGTTCGGGTCCGGCGTAGGGGTCTCGGATCGGGTCGGGGCGGGCGGTCCAGCCGGCGGCGTCGCGGCCGCGGTTGTGCTTCGGGCAGGTCGCGGCCAGCCGGTCCGCGCGGGTGCTCGGGCTGTCGCGGTACGCGGGGACGTGGTCGACGTCGCAGCCGGTCGCCCGCCGCCCGCAGCCGGGGTGGGTGCAGCGGGCGTCGCGGGCCTTGATGAACCGGGCCAGCCGGGTGCCGGGGAAGCGGCGGGTGCCGTCGTCGAGCAGGTGCCCGGTGACCGGGTCGGTGACCCAGCGCACCCAGTCGGCGTCGCCGGCCAGCGCGCGGGCCAGGTCGGGGTCGATCGGGCCGTACCCGGGCAGCAGCCCCGGCGCATCGGCCAGGTCCAGCAGGGTGGCCAGGTCGACCACCACCCCCACCACCGGCCCGCACCCCGGCCCCGACGGCGCCGGGCCTGCGGCCGACGCCGCGCCCGGAGTGGGTCCGCTGGTGGGGTAGGTCGCGCTGGGGAGGGCGAAGGCGTCCAGCACCGCGGCCACCCGCCACTGCCCCACCGTGAACCCCGCGCCCTCGGCGTCACCGGCGTCACCGGCAGCCGACGCGGCTGTCTGGGAGCCGCGGGCCTGGGCGGCTGTCTGGGCGTGGTGGGCGTGGGCGTGGATCGCGTCGCGCAGCCGCAGCAGGTCCGGGGCCGCGCCGCGCACCGCCAGGCAGCCCATCGCGTCCGGCTCGGCCCACCACGACACCCCGGACTCCTCCCGCACCGCCCGGCGGCGCCGCCGCGCCGCCGCGGCCGGGTCCAGCGCCAGCACACACGCGGTGACCCGCTCCCGCAGCCGGGCCGGGGGGTAGCGGTGCGCGGTCCACAGCAGCCGCTCCACGGCCACCTCGGCCAGGTCCCGGCCCTGCGCGTCGAGGCGGCCGGCCAGCACCGCCACGCCCTCCGCGACCACCCTCGCCTGGCCCCACGTCAACGACCCGGCCGCAACCTGCTCGCCCAGCACCGGCCAGCGGCGCACCAGGTCCCACGCCGCGGCGACCCGGCCCACCGCGGTGCGCGGCGCCAGCCGCAACGCCGCGCCGACCTCCTCCCCCACCCACGACGACGACGACGTCGCGGCGCCCCGGTCACCGGCGGCGGCCTGCACCGCGTCGGCGACATCGACCAGGGCGTGCGCGGAGCGCACCGCCACCCAGCCCGCCAACGCCTCGCACGCCCGCAGCAGCGACACCCGCGCCTGCCCCGGCAACGACGACCCGTCGACCTCGGCCAGCACCGCCGCCAGCTGCGGACCCGGCGCCAGGCCCTCCCACGGCCACCCGCCGTCGGCACTCAGGTCGAACCAGCCCTCCGCCACGACCCCCACGCTACCCAGGGGGTCCGACACAACCCACCGCCCGAAACAGACTGGGGATGAACGGGTTTGAGGAGCGCTAGGAGACCTTGCCGACCCCACCCGGGGGAGCTCCCCACCACGGCGTCGCCGTACCGAAGACCCGGTTGATGACGGCAGCCACGACGACGAGAACGAGGACGGCCGCCATCATCACGACCAGGTCCCCCACCGTGTCGAGCAGTCCGAGGGCGACGATGAGCGTCGTCGCCCCGGCCGGGGCGTGCGCCACTCCCAGCCACGTCATCACGGACAGCGTGAGCGCGAGCGCCACGGTCACGGCACCGACGCGGGCCCAGGTCACGTCCTCCAGGTCGGGCGCGACACCCCACAGCCCGAACGCCAGCAGCCCGACCACCCCGGCGAGCACGCCCACAAGATGACCACCGAGCACGGAGCGCGGGCAGGCCGCGAGCGCCAGGGGCGTGGCGAACACGATGTAGGCCGTGGGCCCGAGGCTGGGGAACACGAACGGCTGGTGGGTGGCCAGCGCGAGCACGCCGACGACCGCGATGCTCGCGGCGGAGGCGACCAGCAGGTACCAGCCGGGGGACTCGTCCATGCCGTCATCCAAGCCCCGTGCCGCATCCGGACGGAAACGCACCGGCGCCGTCGCCCATCGGCCACCATGGCACCGCTCGAATCGGATGACGCGACGAAGGACGGGACCATGCCGCTCGCCCACGACCTGGAGGCCGGTCGGTACGACGACGTGGTGCGCGAGGTCGCCGCGTGGGTCGCCGACGACCGGGTCGCCGCCTTCAGCGACCCCACCGTGAAGCGCTGGACCGCACTGCGGTGGAAGGACCTGTTCCTGCGCGAGGCGGTCCAGGACCCGGTGGCGCTGGAGCACGCCGAGAAGCCGGCCGGGCTCGGCGCGGCCATCCCCCGCATCGGCAAGGACACCCGGTCGGACCGGCAGCGCATCGCCGACCGGTTCCTCAAGGGCATCAGCGCGGCCGACTGGGACGTGGAGCTACCCGACCCCGCGGTCGAGGAGATCACCGACACCACGCTGCTGCTGTGCCCGGGGATGCTGTCCGGGATCCTGCACCCGGGCGCGCACGCCTTCGTCGAGGAGGCGCCGGCGCTGGCCGAGGAGCGGGGGTGGCGCACTCTGCGCGCCGACCTGCACCCGTTCCGCGGCTGCGTGGCCAACGAGGCCGACCTGCTCGCGGCGCTCGACCGCGGTGAGGGGTTCGAGGCCGACCTGACCCCCGTCGTGGATCCCGAGCCGCCGGGCGACGTCTGGGTGATCGGCTACAGCAAGGGCGGCCCGGACATCGCGACCTTCATCGCCGACCACCCCGAGTACGCCGGTCGCATCAAGGCCGTATTCACCTGGGCCGGCGCCATGGGCGGCTCGTACACAGCCGACAGCATCTACGGCCAGATCGAGGACCTCGACACTCAGCGCATCTCCGACCAGCTCGACGCGTTCCTGCAGATGCTCTCCCCCGGCTTCGTCGACCGGACCGGCCTGCGCCGCGTGGACGAGTACGACATCAAGCAGGCCTTCTACGACCTGCGTACCGACGTCCGCGAGCAGTTCAACCACGACACCGCGGACCTCTTGCTGGACCTGCAGATCCCCTTCTTCAACGTGACCGGGTCGACCACGCCGCTGGAGGTCCCGTCGTTCCAGTTCGTCGACACGGTCCGGATGCAGCAGTACGACGCGAACAACGACATGCAGCTCACCCAGAAGCAGGCGACGATGGACCTGGCCACGGCCACGCATGTCGCGATGCTGCACGGCACGCACTGGGACATCGCCTACGCACCCTTCCCCGCGCGGATGCGAGCGCTGTCCCCCAACCTCGACCACCCCTTCCCGCGGAAGGCCGCGCTGGCGGCGTCCTGGCTGCTGCTCGCC
Encoded proteins:
- a CDS encoding DUF222 domain-containing protein, whose amino-acid sequence is MAEGWFDLSADGGWPWEGLAPGPQLAAVLAEVDGSSLPGQARVSLLRACEALAGWVAVRSAHALVDVADAVQAAAGDRGAATSSSSWVGEEVGAALRLAPRTAVGRVAAAWDLVRRWPVLGEQVAAGSLTWGQARVVAEGVAVLAGRLDAQGRDLAEVAVERLLWTAHRYPPARLRERVTACVLALDPAAAARRRRRAVREESGVSWWAEPDAMGCLAVRGAAPDLLRLRDAIHAHAHHAQTAAQARGSQTAASAAGDAGDAEGAGFTVGQWRVAAVLDAFALPSATYPTSGPTPGAASAAGPAPSGPGCGPVVGVVVDLATLLDLADAPGLLPGYGPIDPDLARALAGDADWVRWVTDPVTGHLLDDGTRRFPGTRLARFIKARDARCTHPGCGRRATGCDVDHVPAYRDSPSTRADRLAATCPKHNRGRDAAGWTARPDPIRDPYAGPEPVWTSPLARTYRATTTEVLPHPSGPSRPPPDEPPF
- a CDS encoding FAD-dependent oxidoreductase, with the protein product MGDELASTARVVIVGGGIVGCSVAYHLARRGCTDVVLLERAELTSGTTWHAAGLVGQLRATQNLTRLAQYTSDLFASLESETGQATGFRQTGSLSIATHSERFEELKRQASMARLFGLTVELLDTPEIAARVPMARVDDVVGGVYLPGDGVTSPVDTTRALARGARAAGVVIREHAPVTRILVEDGRVAGVECTIDGEPYRIACEVVVNAAGMWSRQLGEDAGVTVPLYAAEHYYVVSDPIEGIPADMPVLRDQDGYAYFKPEGGKLLVGWFEPVAKPWPAADARGRGRIPDDFTFGSLPPDFTHLEPMMEAAMHRVPALAQAGIQLFFNGPESFTPDDRYLLGESAEVKGLFLACGFNSIGIQSSGGAGKVVADWIVDGHPPMDVWDVDVRRMMPFQRTSAYLRDRTVETLGLLYAMHWPYRQPETARGVRRSVLHDRLESRGACFGVVAGWERPNWYAPTGVTPRYEYSYGRQNWLPHSGEEHRAVREAVGLFDQSSFGKFLVQGADAERVLNRVCANDVAVPVGRIVYTQWLNERGTIEADVTVTREADDRFLVVTAAATQVRDLAWLVDHVPPGARCVVTDITSGLAVLSVMGPRSRDLIAELVDVDLDNERFPFGTSREVGLGYARVRASRITYVGELGWELYVPTEFAAGVFDTVEAAGAAWGLRLCGYHALDSLRMEKGYRSWGHDISTDETPIEAGLGFAVAWDKPGGFLGREALLPMRESGPPHRMLQFRLPDDGPLIYHNEPIWSGGSIVGRITSGAYGHTVGAPLGLGYVSTQHGALDGPSLEDRAYEVEVACERIPATASLRPLYDPRGLRVRS
- a CDS encoding HPP family protein; the encoded protein is MDESPGWYLLVASAASIAVVGVLALATHQPFVFPSLGPTAYIVFATPLALAACPRSVLGGHLVGVLAGVVGLLAFGLWGVAPDLEDVTWARVGAVTVALALTLSVMTWLGVAHAPAGATTLIVALGLLDTVGDLVVMMAAVLVLVVVAAVINRVFGTATPWWGAPPGGVGKVS